The Sulfurimonas sp. genome includes a region encoding these proteins:
- a CDS encoding NAD(P)-binding domain-containing protein yields MSHMYNLAIIGAGPAGIATAVESYLQGIRDIVLLEKDQNHNSTIRKYYKDNKRVDKDWKGQKVELDGRIYFVDGTKETTLDFFDEILTNHSVELKTHTEVQSIKKRDGYFEVFIAGGSISAKYVVVTIGRMGKPNKPDYKIPPEIKNRVGYTLDGCIGDEKVLVVGGGDSAIEYAVDLSAKNEVTICYRRESFRRANPTNQNDIANAIAHKELDAMLGVDIDSLEDDGGRVRVVFGEREPQTFDRVIYAIGGTTPSAFLANSGIKEQDGKPVHDENYETNIKGLFVAGDITQESGGSIALGLNHGYAIACYIQKNN; encoded by the coding sequence ATGAGTCATATGTACAATCTTGCAATCATAGGTGCCGGACCGGCTGGGATTGCAACGGCGGTGGAGAGTTATCTGCAGGGAATCAGAGATATAGTTTTACTCGAAAAAGACCAGAATCACAACTCTACGATACGAAAATATTATAAAGATAACAAGCGGGTTGATAAAGATTGGAAAGGTCAAAAAGTTGAGCTTGACGGCAGAATCTACTTTGTAGACGGAACAAAAGAGACGACTTTGGACTTTTTTGACGAGATTTTGACAAACCACTCCGTCGAACTTAAAACACATACGGAAGTTCAAAGCATAAAAAAAAGAGACGGATATTTTGAAGTCTTTATAGCAGGCGGAAGCATAAGCGCAAAATATGTCGTTGTAACCATCGGCAGAATGGGCAAGCCGAATAAGCCCGACTATAAAATACCGCCGGAGATTAAAAATAGGGTAGGTTATACGCTTGACGGCTGTATCGGAGATGAGAAAGTTTTAGTTGTGGGGGGCGGTGACAGTGCGATTGAGTATGCGGTTGATTTGAGTGCCAAAAATGAGGTTACGATTTGTTATAGAAGAGAGAGTTTCAGACGGGCAAATCCGACAAACCAAAATGATATAGCAAATGCCATAGCGCACAAAGAGCTAGATGCTATGTTAGGAGTGGATATAGACTCGTTGGAGGATGACGGCGGCAGAGTAAGAGTGGTTTTTGGCGAGCGCGAACCGCAAACATTCGACAGAGTTATTTACGCTATCGGCGGAACGACTCCAAGCGCATTTTTGGCAAATTCAGGCATAAAAGAGCAAGACGGCAAACCCGTACACGATGAAAATTATGAGACAAATATCAAAGGACTTTTTGTTGCCGGAGATATAACGCAAGAGTCCGGCGGAAGCATAGCTCTTGGACTAAATCACGGATATGCCATCGCTTGCTATATTCAGAAAAATAATTAG
- the asnB gene encoding asparagine synthase (glutamine-hydrolyzing): MCAIFGILGEYEEQTAKKALSTLAHRGPDFCGVMQRKNLFFAHQRLSITDTHSHSNQPLIYEKILLSFNGEIYNFKELMLELAGEFDFKTRSEGEVIIAAYLKWGVEFVTHLRGMFAIALLDDETLYLFRDRLGKKPLFFMHDKAFVFASEIKGLIPFLQKIEMESDALLSYLSFLAPTPPFTFFKKIKKLAAGEYLIFKDGHIEIKRYFDLLDVKPSIITDKDEAVFLLQKRLEESINIRLSSAVPMASLLSGGIDSATINAYALKGGVNLQTYTLGYKNFAKYDERQNARESAELLGVKNQEVEISQSEFLDALDKTLDTLDEPLNDPAAVPLYLLFERIKKDGYKVVLSGEGSDELFLGYRQYFEFLDIQNLSKLKNKNWLSGYFHSNFSMNREWERYKRVFDDTLLFRTSGENFTDLQKNVAMRRNVRDNESLKYLKNYRDRFEASSHTDESIWYSYIDLHLFQAEHFLSKLDRVSMAHGIESRTPFLDHKLASLVFSIDPKLRYADGVTKSLLKSVVAPLVDEKILLRRKKGFSNPYMEYIIESGKIALIKEVNEQTGIFKRDVLDEHIQKASSGGFKQHIWGLYVLSVWIKKYLL, encoded by the coding sequence GTGTGTGCGATTTTTGGGATTTTAGGTGAGTATGAGGAGCAGACGGCAAAAAAAGCTCTTAGCACGCTTGCTCACAGAGGACCCGACTTTTGCGGAGTCATGCAAAGAAAAAATCTCTTTTTTGCCCATCAACGCCTAAGCATAACCGATACTCATTCACACTCAAACCAACCGCTCATATATGAAAAGATTTTACTCTCGTTTAACGGAGAGATATACAACTTTAAAGAGTTGATGCTTGAGTTGGCAGGCGAGTTTGATTTTAAAACCCGGAGTGAGGGCGAGGTAATCATAGCAGCCTATCTAAAGTGGGGAGTAGAGTTTGTAACACACTTACGCGGTATGTTTGCCATCGCTCTTTTGGATGATGAAACACTCTACCTTTTTCGCGATAGACTCGGCAAAAAGCCGCTCTTTTTTATGCACGACAAAGCCTTTGTTTTTGCGTCCGAGATAAAAGGACTTATACCATTTTTACAAAAAATAGAGATGGAGAGCGACGCACTTCTTAGCTACTTGTCATTTTTGGCTCCGACTCCGCCATTTACTTTTTTTAAAAAAATCAAAAAATTAGCCGCGGGAGAGTACCTTATTTTCAAAGATGGGCATATTGAAATAAAACGATATTTTGATTTGCTTGATGTTAAACCAAGCATTATCACCGACAAAGACGAAGCGGTTTTTTTACTGCAAAAGAGGCTTGAAGAATCCATAAACATACGACTAAGTTCTGCCGTACCGATGGCATCTCTGCTCTCAGGCGGGATTGACAGTGCGACCATAAATGCGTACGCTCTAAAGGGCGGAGTCAATCTGCAAACCTACACTTTGGGATACAAAAATTTTGCAAAGTATGATGAAAGGCAAAACGCAAGAGAGAGTGCAGAGCTTTTGGGAGTAAAAAACCAAGAAGTTGAAATCTCGCAAAGTGAATTTTTAGATGCACTTGATAAAACTCTTGATACGCTCGATGAACCGCTGAACGACCCTGCTGCAGTTCCCCTTTATCTGCTCTTTGAGAGAATAAAAAAAGACGGTTACAAAGTGGTTTTAAGCGGTGAGGGAAGCGATGAACTATTTTTGGGATATAGACAATATTTTGAGTTTTTAGATATCCAAAATCTTTCAAAACTTAAAAACAAGAACTGGTTAAGCGGTTATTTTCACTCCAATTTCTCTATGAACAGAGAGTGGGAGCGATATAAAAGAGTTTTTGACGACACCCTGCTCTTTAGAACAAGCGGCGAAAATTTTACGGATTTGCAAAAAAATGTTGCTATGAGAAGAAATGTAAGAGATAACGAGTCACTCAAGTATTTAAAAAATTACAGAGATAGGTTTGAGGCTTCTTCGCATACGGATGAGAGCATATGGTACAGCTACATAGACTTGCATCTTTTTCAAGCAGAGCATTTTTTGAGTAAACTCGACCGTGTGAGTATGGCTCACGGCATCGAGTCACGCACTCCTTTTTTAGATCATAAGCTGGCATCACTCGTCTTTAGCATAGACCCAAAACTTCGTTATGCGGATGGAGTTACAAAATCACTTCTAAAGTCGGTTGTAGCTCCGCTTGTAGATGAAAAAATACTATTGCGCAGAAAAAAAGGGTTTTCAAATCCATATATGGAGTACATTATAGAGAGCGGAAAAATCGCTCTCATAAAAGAGGTAAATGAGCAAACAGGCATATTTAAAAGAGATGTTTTGGATGAACATATACAAAAAGCCTCATCAGGAGGCTTCAAGCAGCATATTTGGGGCTTGTATGTTTTGAGTGTTTGGATTAAAAAATATCTGTTATGA
- a CDS encoding biotin synthase: protein MNKEIFLCSICNINSGTCNEDCKFCSQSVRYKADIERYKQKEISLILEEAKIAYENGALGFCLVTSDKGLNDKTLSFVCNIAEILTKELPKLRLIACNGTATLEQLLILKASGIKAYNHNLETSRKFYEQICTTHSWDERYETCKNVNEAGLVLISGGIFGLGESHEDRISMLESLKSLNPASVPINFYHHNEALQLQPNPLTIDEALELIRLTRDTVSDAQRVMVAGGRELMFGQRQKEIFSHGANSIVIGNYLTTSGRAISQDLEMLKSLNLGIAKGV from the coding sequence ATGAATAAAGAGATATTTTTATGCTCGATTTGTAACATAAACAGCGGAACATGCAATGAAGATTGCAAATTTTGTTCTCAAAGCGTTAGATACAAAGCCGACATAGAGCGATACAAGCAAAAAGAGATATCACTTATCCTAGAGGAAGCAAAAATAGCTTATGAAAACGGTGCTTTAGGTTTTTGTCTGGTCACATCCGATAAAGGATTAAACGATAAAACTCTCTCTTTTGTCTGCAATATAGCAGAGATTTTAACAAAAGAGCTGCCAAAACTAAGACTAATCGCATGCAACGGAACAGCAACTTTAGAGCAGTTGCTTATTCTAAAAGCCTCAGGTATTAAAGCATACAACCACAACCTTGAGACTTCAAGAAAGTTTTATGAGCAAATCTGTACGACCCACTCTTGGGATGAGAGATATGAGACATGTAAAAATGTAAATGAAGCCGGTTTAGTTCTTATAAGCGGCGGTATCTTTGGACTCGGTGAGAGCCATGAAGACAGAATCTCAATGCTGGAGTCTCTAAAATCTCTAAATCCTGCATCGGTTCCTATAAATTTTTACCATCATAACGAAGCATTACAACTGCAACCGAATCCTCTCACGATTGATGAGGCGTTAGAACTTATACGATTAACAAGAGATACTGTTTCCGATGCGCAGCGAGTAATGGTTGCAGGCGGAAGAGAGCTGATGTTTGGGCAGAGACAAAAAGAGATTTTTTCTCACGGCGCAAACTCGATTGTTATAGGAAACTACCTAACGACAAGCGGGCGTGCAATAAGCCAAGATTTGGAGATGTTAAAATCTTTAAATCTCGGGATTGCAAAGGGCGTATAG
- a CDS encoding cation:proton antiporter has product MSSSTLFIGIAFLLVISPVFSKITRLPIVVVEILLGSIAVWFGFLDTNNDVFKYLAKIGFFYLMFLAGLEINLKSFVAQRGKLLKSAIVYFITLYSLSIGIYILFGLNPVYIVIIPIVSLGMIMALINEYGKKFKWLEIVLIVGVIGEIISISAIVIYESYIHNGIGFELFKNISIFFIVLFLIYHSFKLLNILFWWFPELKTLIMPEDDSKVESVRISAALFILLIAIMHILHIDMVLGAFFAGIYIANFFEHKKDLPHTLHKVGFGFLVPIFFIYVGTTMDLNLIFSTEILYHALLILSALVFVRVVSSYLAYSSHLDPVETFLLALGDSMPLTFIIAIATIAYEATLISKNEYLSLIVAGMLSGIIIMSLLKFLISFIYKTKC; this is encoded by the coding sequence ATGAGTAGCTCTACACTTTTTATCGGGATTGCTTTTTTACTTGTAATATCTCCTGTTTTTTCAAAAATTACAAGACTCCCGATAGTAGTCGTAGAGATTTTGCTTGGTTCGATAGCGGTATGGTTCGGGTTTTTAGACACAAATAACGATGTGTTTAAATATCTGGCAAAGATAGGTTTTTTCTACTTAATGTTTTTAGCCGGACTTGAGATAAACCTGAAAAGTTTCGTTGCTCAAAGAGGAAAACTTCTTAAAAGTGCCATTGTCTATTTTATAACCCTCTACTCATTATCTATCGGAATATACATACTTTTTGGTTTAAATCCCGTCTACATAGTTATCATCCCTATCGTATCTCTTGGAATGATTATGGCTCTTATCAATGAGTACGGCAAAAAGTTCAAATGGCTTGAAATCGTTCTTATCGTGGGTGTAATCGGTGAGATAATCAGTATATCCGCTATCGTTATCTATGAGTCGTACATACATAACGGTATAGGTTTTGAGCTATTTAAAAACATATCTATCTTTTTTATAGTGCTGTTTCTCATCTACCACTCTTTCAAACTTTTAAATATTTTGTTTTGGTGGTTCCCTGAGTTAAAAACGCTTATCATGCCCGAAGACGACTCTAAAGTCGAGAGCGTAAGAATCAGTGCCGCACTTTTTATCTTACTTATAGCAATTATGCATATACTCCATATAGATATGGTTTTGGGCGCCTTTTTTGCCGGTATCTATATCGCTAATTTTTTCGAACATAAAAAAGATTTGCCTCACACTCTGCATAAAGTCGGATTTGGGTTTTTAGTTCCTATCTTTTTTATCTATGTCGGAACAACGATGGACTTAAATCTCATCTTTAGTACCGAAATTCTCTATCACGCTCTACTTATTTTAAGCGCTTTGGTTTTTGTAAGAGTAGTCAGCTCATACCTTGCATACAGTTCGCATCTTGATCCCGTTGAAACATTTCTCCTTGCACTCGGAGATTCGATGCCGCTTACATTTATAATTGCTATTGCTACCATCGCTTATGAAGCAACTCTTATATCGAAAAATGAATATCTCTCGCTTATAGTAGCCGGTATGCTCTCGGGTATAATCATAATGAGTCTGCTGAAATTTTTAATCTCGTTTATATATAAAACTAAATGTTAG
- a CDS encoding class I SAM-dependent methyltransferase — protein MPRIDNKTFYSTAIEKYGITAKGVNWHSKESQKMRFDIILEMLPKDMNNYSVADAGCGFGDLYLYMLKKKRAPKEYIGIDALVDMYSIASERTGCEIIVADICKDRLPSADFYICSGAMNVLEEFETHLFVQNCFSSCRVGFIFNVLHGEKESETYNYLTTTQIEQMAADLGVKEVIFRDDYMQDDITVMFLKEVL, from the coding sequence ATGCCTCGTATTGATAACAAAACATTCTATTCGACTGCGATAGAAAAATACGGCATAACGGCTAAGGGTGTAAACTGGCACTCAAAAGAGTCTCAAAAAATGAGATTTGACATTATCTTAGAGATGTTGCCTAAAGATATGAACAACTATAGCGTTGCCGATGCCGGATGCGGATTTGGCGATTTGTATCTATATATGTTAAAAAAGAAGAGAGCGCCAAAAGAGTACATCGGCATAGACGCATTGGTAGATATGTACTCCATTGCAAGCGAGAGAACGGGTTGCGAGATAATTGTTGCAGATATCTGCAAAGATAGACTCCCCTCTGCCGATTTTTATATCTGCAGCGGCGCTATGAATGTTTTAGAGGAATTTGAGACTCATCTTTTCGTACAAAACTGCTTCTCATCGTGCAGAGTCGGTTTTATATTTAATGTTCTTCACGGCGAAAAAGAGAGCGAAACTTACAACTATCTCACAACCACGCAGATAGAGCAGATGGCGGCTGATTTGGGTGTTAAAGAGGTTATTTTTAGAGATGACTATATGCAAGACGATATAACCGTTATGTTTTTAAAAGAAGTACTCTAG
- a CDS encoding thioredoxin family protein — protein MKKIILLILTVSLLFCDGYKDFAKEMGYETKYEAALEKAKKENKNLMVLMVTDYCPWCSKFEKKTLSDKAVDSMIKSKYIPLILNKSKSDFPKYLNAPMVPALFFVKPNEQKAFYENVGFTDKAELLNLLEQLE, from the coding sequence ATGAAAAAAATAATTTTACTGATTCTAACCGTTTCTCTTCTATTTTGCGACGGGTATAAAGATTTTGCAAAAGAGATGGGATATGAGACAAAGTACGAAGCGGCACTAGAGAAAGCAAAAAAAGAGAACAAAAATCTTATGGTTTTAATGGTGACCGACTACTGTCCTTGGTGCAGTAAGTTTGAAAAAAAGACGCTTAGCGACAAAGCCGTAGACAGTATGATTAAATCCAAATACATCCCTCTTATCCTAAACAAATCAAAGAGCGATTTCCCAAAATATCTAAACGCTCCTATGGTTCCGGCACTCTTTTTTGTAAAACCTAATGAGCAGAAAGCCTTTTATGAGAATGTCGGTTTTACCGATAAAGCCGAACTTTTAAATCTTTTGGAACAGTTGGAGTAA
- the topA gene encoding type I DNA topoisomerase: MNLIIVESPAKAKTIKNFLGKEYEVIASKGHIRDLPKARFGITIDEKNHLIPAYSVAKENMPTVKQIKDLAKKSDTIYIATDEDREGEAIGWHIAHAIDKNPEELPRIVFHEITKTAINNALQHARKIDMNMVNAQQARRLLDRVVGYKLSPLLSSKIQKGLSAGRVQSSTLKLVVDREREIRAFVAQEYWTIDTMFKKDIEAALISHKGEKLSKLSIENKTTADAITASVKNDTFVISSIETKERRSATPPPFMTSTLQQVASSKLGFTPKKTMMVAQVLYEGVKTPNGTSGVITYMRTDSLNLAAEAVDAVRGVIESRFGKKYLPSEPKVYTKKAKGAQEAHEAIRPTMLDFTPEIAQSFLKPDEIKLYRLIYERFMACQMNDAVFEQQSIIFSGKENEYRASGRKLIFDGFYALTGAEDKDKLLPTLKEGENAVVQSIKPEQHFTEPPARYSEAALIKKLESEGIGRPSTYAPTIATLSNRTYVTIEKKQIIPTDMAFTVTEMLEKNFANIVDVNFTANMEEKLDEVAEGQNDWQKLLSDFYFPFDEKVKEGKENIASLKVTKPLGRACPKCGEELLLRSGRFGEFIACSAYPKCKYTEQVEGEKSQNTPSESSGEVCDKCGKDMVLKSGRNGQFLACSGYPECKNTKSISVETKVSLTPCPECGGEISLKNSRRGPFWGCAAYPKCKFISKFEPTTIKCKEAGCDGVLAQRVYRGKEVYECIKCKTKTPIEDIK; the protein is encoded by the coding sequence TTGAACTTAATTATCGTCGAATCACCCGCTAAAGCAAAGACTATTAAAAATTTTTTAGGCAAAGAGTATGAGGTTATTGCATCTAAAGGTCATATACGCGACCTTCCAAAAGCTCGTTTTGGAATCACCATAGATGAAAAAAACCATCTCATTCCCGCATATAGCGTTGCAAAAGAGAATATGCCTACGGTAAAGCAGATCAAAGATTTGGCAAAAAAGAGTGATACGATATATATCGCGACCGATGAGGATCGCGAAGGTGAGGCGATAGGCTGGCATATAGCTCACGCGATAGATAAAAATCCCGAAGAACTTCCTAGAATCGTATTTCACGAGATAACAAAAACCGCTATAAACAATGCATTGCAACATGCACGCAAAATTGATATGAATATGGTAAACGCCCAACAGGCACGCCGTCTGCTTGACCGTGTCGTTGGTTACAAACTCTCGCCGCTTCTTAGTTCAAAAATCCAAAAAGGTCTCTCGGCAGGGCGTGTTCAGTCATCGACTCTAAAACTTGTCGTAGATCGCGAAAGAGAGATAAGAGCGTTTGTTGCGCAAGAGTATTGGACTATTGATACGATGTTTAAAAAAGATATAGAAGCAGCACTTATCTCTCACAAGGGAGAAAAACTCTCTAAACTCTCCATAGAGAACAAAACTACGGCAGATGCGATAACCGCAAGCGTAAAAAATGACACATTTGTCATCTCAAGCATTGAAACAAAAGAGAGAAGAAGTGCAACACCTCCGCCGTTTATGACCTCAACTCTTCAGCAAGTCGCTTCAAGCAAACTGGGCTTTACTCCTAAAAAAACTATGATGGTAGCTCAAGTGCTTTATGAGGGTGTAAAAACTCCAAACGGAACAAGCGGTGTGATTACATACATGAGAACGGACTCGCTAAATCTTGCAGCTGAAGCGGTTGATGCCGTTCGCGGTGTAATCGAGAGCAGATTTGGAAAAAAATATCTCCCGTCTGAGCCTAAAGTTTATACTAAAAAAGCAAAGGGGGCACAAGAAGCACACGAGGCTATCCGTCCTACAATGCTTGACTTTACTCCTGAGATAGCGCAGAGTTTTTTAAAACCGGATGAGATAAAACTTTACCGCCTTATCTATGAGAGATTTATGGCATGTCAGATGAATGATGCCGTTTTTGAGCAGCAGAGTATCATCTTTAGCGGAAAAGAGAACGAATACAGAGCAAGCGGGAGAAAACTGATATTTGACGGTTTTTACGCACTCACGGGAGCAGAAGACAAAGATAAACTTTTACCGACTCTAAAAGAGGGTGAAAATGCAGTTGTTCAAAGCATTAAACCTGAGCAACATTTCACGGAACCGCCGGCTCGCTACTCCGAAGCAGCACTTATCAAAAAACTTGAGAGTGAGGGAATCGGGCGACCATCGACTTACGCTCCAACAATCGCAACCCTTAGCAACAGAACCTATGTAACGATTGAGAAAAAACAGATAATTCCTACAGATATGGCATTTACGGTAACAGAGATGCTGGAGAAAAATTTTGCTAACATAGTCGATGTAAATTTTACGGCAAATATGGAAGAGAAGCTTGACGAAGTTGCAGAGGGGCAAAATGACTGGCAAAAACTTTTAAGCGACTTCTACTTCCCTTTTGATGAAAAAGTCAAAGAGGGCAAAGAGAATATAGCATCTCTAAAAGTAACCAAACCTCTCGGGCGTGCTTGTCCTAAGTGCGGAGAGGAGCTTCTTCTTCGCTCCGGAAGATTTGGAGAGTTTATAGCGTGCAGCGCATATCCTAAGTGTAAATATACCGAGCAGGTTGAGGGCGAAAAAAGCCAAAACACCCCGTCGGAATCAAGCGGTGAAGTATGCGATAAGTGCGGCAAAGATATGGTACTAAAGAGCGGCAGAAACGGTCAGTTTTTAGCATGCAGCGGTTATCCTGAGTGTAAAAATACAAAAAGTATAAGCGTTGAGACAAAAGTAAGCCTTACTCCATGTCCCGAGTGCGGAGGGGAGATAAGCCTCAAGAACTCAAGACGCGGTCCGTTTTGGGGATGTGCCGCCTACCCGAAATGTAAATTTATCTCTAAATTTGAGCCGACAACCATAAAATGCAAAGAAGCCGGTTGTGACGGTGTTTTGGCACAAAGAGTCTACAGAGGCAAAGAGGTTTACGAGTGTATCAAGTGTAAAACGAAAACTCCTATAGAAGATATAAAGTAA
- a CDS encoding bifunctional 2-polyprenyl-6-hydroxyphenol methylase/3-demethylubiquinol 3-O-methyltransferase UbiG, with amino-acid sequence MVIDLKKKSSREIIECFENIDIKGGEIVLVELLDSDIESFGYKAFVDLAQLFFMKLLTPIKKDEITTILRFQKLRLDSSFHQDEDKSSEKYGVESEFFTIDKTKQFSFLYHYQKALEFIVVKSKKRVLNLGVNRGDEFRVIKEMLEGEEFKSIEFVGVDYSASAIEYAKKDFSADENIEFICHDINELEDLNLGKFDLIISIGTLQSSNINFNAAFMSIYQNHLESGGAILLGFPNCRWIDGEMIYGAKAPNYSFSELSLVLKDIHFCKKYLQQKKYRVVVTGKDYLFLTARKII; translated from the coding sequence ATGGTTATTGATTTAAAGAAAAAAAGCTCAAGAGAGATAATCGAGTGCTTTGAAAATATAGATATAAAAGGCGGCGAAATCGTTTTAGTTGAACTCTTGGACTCCGACATAGAGAGTTTCGGTTATAAAGCTTTTGTCGATTTGGCGCAGCTCTTTTTTATGAAACTTTTAACTCCGATAAAAAAAGATGAAATAACTACTATTTTGAGATTTCAAAAACTCCGTCTTGATAGCTCTTTTCATCAAGACGAAGATAAAAGCAGTGAAAAGTACGGTGTAGAGAGCGAATTTTTTACGATTGACAAAACAAAGCAGTTTAGTTTTTTATACCATTATCAAAAAGCATTGGAGTTTATAGTCGTTAAGAGCAAAAAGAGAGTTTTAAACCTTGGCGTAAATCGCGGCGATGAGTTTAGGGTCATAAAAGAGATGCTTGAGGGTGAAGAGTTTAAGAGTATAGAGTTTGTCGGGGTTGACTACTCGGCTTCCGCAATAGAGTATGCAAAAAAAGATTTCTCAGCGGATGAAAATATAGAGTTTATTTGCCACGATATAAATGAGCTTGAAGATTTGAACTTGGGAAAATTTGACCTTATTATCTCCATAGGCACGCTTCAAAGTTCAAATATAAACTTTAACGCTGCATTTATGTCTATATACCAAAATCATTTAGAGAGCGGCGGAGCTATATTGCTCGGTTTTCCAAACTGCAGATGGATTGACGGTGAGATGATTTACGGTGCAAAAGCTCCGAACTATAGTTTCAGCGAGCTTAGCTTGGTTTTAAAAGATATCCATTTTTGCAAGAAGTATCTGCAGCAAAAGAAGTACAGAGTGGTAGTTACGGGGAAGGATTACCTTTTTTTGACGGCGAGGAAAATTATTTAG
- a CDS encoding carbonic anhydrase has protein sequence MTYNDMILGNELFQKSYFKAYEKEFLQLAQKGQTPKALYIGCSDSRVLPNLITRSAPGDLFVVRNVGNFVAPYKPDEDFHSTASAIEYAVSVLEVKNIIVCGHTKCGAIEAIHTKSCANNPELVHTKTWLTLGESAKSQAILALGLHADKEALYRLTEKLSVISQLENLLTYPSVKKRVDNGEIAIHGWVYDIESGEIEYYDPESSQFLPLSSLKVEE, from the coding sequence ATGACTTATAATGATATGATTTTAGGAAATGAACTATTTCAGAAGAGCTACTTTAAAGCTTACGAAAAAGAGTTTTTACAGTTAGCCCAAAAGGGTCAAACTCCAAAAGCACTATATATAGGTTGTTCCGATTCAAGAGTATTGCCAAATCTTATAACCAGAAGTGCTCCGGGTGATCTGTTTGTCGTTAGAAATGTCGGCAATTTTGTTGCACCGTATAAACCCGATGAAGACTTTCACTCAACGGCTTCTGCTATCGAGTATGCAGTCAGCGTTTTGGAAGTAAAAAATATAATCGTTTGCGGACACACAAAATGCGGTGCGATAGAAGCAATCCATACTAAAAGCTGTGCAAATAATCCTGAACTTGTTCATACAAAAACATGGCTGACTCTCGGCGAGAGTGCAAAATCACAAGCAATATTGGCTTTGGGCTTGCATGCCGATAAAGAAGCCCTGTATCGTTTGACTGAAAAACTCTCGGTTATCTCTCAACTAGAAAATCTTTTGACTTACCCGTCGGTTAAAAAGAGGGTTGATAACGGAGAAATAGCGATTCACGGCTGGGTTTACGATATAGAGAGCGGTGAGATAGAGTATTATGACCCTGAGAGTTCACAGTTTCTTCCGCTTAGTTCGCTTAAAGTTGAAGAGTAG
- a CDS encoding metallophosphoesterase family protein, which yields MKIGIISDTHRKVKKAARAIDTLIRDGAEVILHAGDIVELDILKLLKESGVKYIAVYGNNDAHLAEYHSEYHLVQEPYYFRLANTNFKLMHLPFYLIPDADVVIYGHTHKSSVEFMNNTLFINSGEVCARNKPVSEWAMLEIKEREFIVTLYTRTNKSDSIEKQEFNFKREENE from the coding sequence ATGAAGATAGGTATTATCTCAGACACACACAGAAAGGTCAAAAAGGCTGCCCGTGCGATTGATACTCTCATAAGAGACGGTGCTGAAGTCATCCTTCATGCAGGTGATATCGTAGAACTTGATATTTTAAAACTGCTTAAAGAGAGCGGTGTAAAATACATAGCCGTCTATGGAAATAACGATGCGCATCTGGCAGAATACCACTCTGAGTATCACTTAGTTCAAGAACCTTACTACTTTAGACTCGCAAACACAAACTTTAAACTTATGCATCTGCCGTTTTACTTGATTCCCGATGCAGATGTCGTCATATACGGGCATACGCATAAATCAAGCGTAGAGTTTATGAACAACACTCTTTTTATAAACTCAGGAGAAGTTTGCGCAAGAAACAAACCTGTCTCAGAATGGGCAATGCTGGAGATAAAAGAGAGAGAGTTTATAGTGACGCTTTATACAAGAACAAATAAAAGCGATAGTATTGAGAAGCAAGAATTTAACTTCAAAAGAGAAGAAAATGAATAA